The Mycolicibacterium mageritense genome contains a region encoding:
- a CDS encoding amidohydrolase family protein, translating to MSITANPRVPAAERVTVRCVDSDVHPMPRRGELVEYIPEPWRSKYFTNHAVGDQIYYDAPDYAHSYAMRVDAFPPDGEFACSDPDMALRQLVMEAGSDIAILEPTHGESRLGEATAAYCTATNEWLAHHWLDGHNNWHERWRGSICVAIEEPHLAVAEIEKWAEHPYMAQVLIKAEPRPPWGDPKYDPIWAAATKHDITVSCHLSRGEFDTLPLPPVGMPSYNHDFMVTYSLLAANQVMSLIFDGVFDRFPTLRIVFVEHAFTWILPLMWRMDAIYEARRSWMDIKRKPSEYVKDHIKFTTQPLDYPEDKTELSRALEWMECDKILLYSSDYPHWTFDDPRWLVKHLPEHAREAIMFRNGIETYKLPETVPVLEGQVRVF from the coding sequence ATGTCGATCACAGCGAACCCACGGGTGCCGGCCGCCGAGCGGGTCACCGTACGGTGCGTGGACTCCGACGTCCACCCCATGCCAAGACGGGGCGAACTGGTCGAGTACATCCCCGAGCCGTGGCGCAGCAAGTATTTCACCAACCACGCTGTCGGCGACCAGATCTACTACGACGCGCCCGATTACGCGCACTCGTACGCGATGCGCGTCGACGCGTTCCCGCCCGACGGCGAGTTCGCGTGCAGCGACCCTGACATGGCGCTGCGGCAGCTCGTCATGGAGGCCGGCTCGGACATCGCGATACTCGAGCCGACGCACGGCGAGAGCCGGCTCGGCGAGGCCACGGCCGCCTATTGCACCGCGACCAACGAGTGGCTGGCCCATCATTGGCTCGACGGCCACAACAACTGGCATGAACGCTGGCGCGGGTCCATCTGCGTGGCCATCGAGGAGCCGCACCTGGCGGTGGCCGAGATCGAGAAGTGGGCTGAGCATCCCTACATGGCGCAGGTGCTGATCAAGGCCGAGCCGCGGCCACCGTGGGGCGACCCGAAGTACGACCCGATCTGGGCAGCGGCGACCAAGCACGACATCACGGTCAGCTGTCATCTGTCCCGCGGCGAGTTCGACACCCTGCCGCTGCCTCCGGTCGGGATGCCCAGCTACAACCACGATTTCATGGTCACGTACTCGCTGTTGGCGGCCAACCAGGTGATGAGCCTGATCTTCGACGGCGTGTTCGATCGCTTCCCGACGCTGCGCATCGTGTTCGTGGAGCACGCGTTCACCTGGATCCTGCCGCTCATGTGGCGCATGGACGCCATCTACGAGGCACGCAGATCCTGGATGGACATCAAGCGCAAACCCAGCGAATACGTCAAGGACCACATCAAGTTCACCACCCAGCCGCTCGACTACCCCGAGGACAAGACCGAGTTGTCGCGGGCGCTGGAGTGGATGGAATGCGACAAGATCCTGCTCTACAGCAGCGACTACCCGCACTGGACGTTCGACGATCCCCGCTGGCTCGTCAAGCACCTGCCCGAACATGCCCGCGAGGCAATCATGTTCCGCAACGGTATCGAGACATACAAGCTGCCCGAGACGGTGCCGGTGCTCGAGGGCCAGGTGCGGGTGTTCTAG
- a CDS encoding Rieske (2Fe-2S) protein, producing MTEQKPPRLAQGREHVVATVDEIPPGTHKLVPIGRHGVGVYNVNGTFYAIANYCPHEGGPLCSGRARGRTVVDESAPGDAVMVRDLEYIYCPWHQWGFELATGTTAVKPEWSIRTYPVRVVENEVLVMA from the coding sequence GTGACCGAGCAGAAACCGCCCCGGCTCGCTCAAGGGCGCGAGCACGTGGTCGCCACGGTCGATGAAATCCCGCCGGGTACCCACAAACTGGTGCCGATCGGCCGCCACGGCGTCGGGGTGTACAACGTCAACGGGACGTTCTACGCCATAGCCAACTACTGCCCCCACGAGGGCGGGCCGCTGTGCTCCGGCCGGGCCCGAGGGCGAACGGTCGTCGACGAGTCGGCGCCCGGCGATGCCGTGATGGTGCGCGACCTGGAATACATCTACTGCCCCTGGCATCAGTGGGGTTTCGAGCTGGCGACGGGCACCACGGCGGTCAAGCCGGAGTGGAGCATCCGCACCTATCCGGTGCGGGTCGTGGAGAACGAAGTGTTGGTGATGGCGTGA
- a CDS encoding alpha/beta fold hydrolase, with product MLGTPVLKRGEKSIEINGGNVVYEILGRQGDFIALTPGGRFSKDIPGLRPLAQALVKGGYRVLLWDRPNCGKSDVQFYGQSESHMRAETLQALITKLGIGPCVLAGGSGGARDSMLTAMLYPDLVTKLVVWNIVGGVYGSFVLGSYYIVPSILAVRGAGMKAVAHIDEWKERSLENPVNTDRLLAQDPDEFLKLMLRWLNAFVPKPGQTIPGVEDEMFDNIKVPTLIIRGGENDLDHPKRTSLEVSCLIKGSKLIDPPWPEDAWERAGEARASGKVKRFNMFDTWVQAAPAILEFLKS from the coding sequence ATGCTGGGCACCCCCGTGCTCAAGCGCGGCGAAAAGTCCATCGAGATCAACGGCGGCAACGTCGTCTACGAAATCCTGGGCAGGCAAGGCGATTTCATCGCACTGACGCCGGGCGGCCGGTTCAGCAAGGACATCCCCGGGTTGCGACCGCTCGCGCAGGCCCTGGTCAAGGGCGGCTATCGAGTGCTGCTGTGGGATCGCCCCAACTGCGGTAAATCCGACGTGCAGTTCTACGGCCAGAGCGAATCGCATATGCGGGCCGAGACGCTGCAGGCCCTGATCACCAAGCTGGGCATCGGGCCGTGCGTTCTGGCCGGCGGTTCCGGGGGAGCTCGCGACTCGATGCTGACGGCCATGCTGTACCCCGATCTCGTCACCAAGCTCGTGGTGTGGAACATCGTCGGCGGAGTGTACGGCTCGTTCGTGCTGGGCTCCTACTACATCGTGCCGAGTATCCTCGCGGTCCGCGGTGCGGGCATGAAAGCCGTTGCCCACATCGACGAGTGGAAGGAACGAAGCCTGGAGAACCCGGTGAACACGGACCGCTTGTTGGCGCAGGATCCCGACGAGTTCCTCAAGCTCATGCTGCGCTGGCTCAACGCGTTCGTGCCGAAACCGGGTCAGACCATCCCCGGTGTCGAGGACGAGATGTTCGACAACATCAAGGTTCCGACCCTGATCATCCGCGGCGGGGAGAACGATCTCGACCATCCGAAACGTACGTCGCTGGAGGTGAGCTGCCTGATCAAGGGGTCGAAGCTGATCGACCCGCCGTGGCCCGAGGACGCCTGGGAGCGGGCCGGTGAAGCCCGCGCATCGGGGAAAGTCAAGCGGTTCAACATGTTCGACACGTGGGTGCAGGCCGCGCCTGCGATCCTGGAATTCCTGAAGTCGTGA
- a CDS encoding NADH-ubiquinone oxidoreductase-F iron-sulfur binding region domain-containing protein, translated as MTTDLTVAVWPGVTPRLLRTGPETLAEYTDAGGFAPLADPEQLLDAVQASGLLGRGGAAFPLAVKLRTVRDNGRDAGGAVVIANGEEGEPASVKDRWLLRNRPHTVLDGLRLAARVVEADRAYVYVSDRRAADSVADALTSCPWAGDLSIELITVSPGYVAGEESAAVHMINGGPAKPTDKPPRPFEEGVGGRPTLISNVETLAQLAYVHGHGAEQFRAVGTDGSPGTFLATVTGAGRPAALYELPHGVAVADVLTLHGVAAAEVRGALMGGYFAGLLNRGVLDTTLDHESVRALGSGLGCGAIGFLTEDCPVAVAASVLAYFDRENAGQCGSCFNGTAAMAAVAIALRDGVATDEDLARLRRWSVVLRGRGACATLDGAANMAGTLLAQFPDVVTRHLENNCQTCRSGAFTAQRPYEVEQLEAVVTV; from the coding sequence ATGACGACCGATCTGACGGTGGCGGTGTGGCCCGGCGTCACGCCGCGGCTGCTGCGCACCGGCCCGGAAACACTGGCCGAGTACACGGACGCGGGCGGGTTTGCGCCCCTTGCCGATCCGGAGCAGCTGCTCGACGCGGTACAAGCGAGCGGCCTGCTCGGGCGAGGTGGAGCGGCGTTCCCGCTCGCCGTGAAGTTGCGCACCGTGCGCGACAATGGCCGCGACGCCGGAGGGGCCGTGGTGATAGCCAACGGCGAGGAGGGCGAACCCGCCTCGGTCAAAGATCGGTGGCTACTGCGCAACCGGCCCCACACCGTTCTCGACGGTCTGCGCCTCGCGGCCCGCGTCGTCGAGGCCGACCGAGCCTATGTCTACGTGTCGGACCGCCGGGCTGCCGACAGCGTCGCGGACGCCCTGACATCCTGCCCCTGGGCCGGCGACCTGAGCATCGAATTGATCACTGTTTCACCGGGTTACGTGGCGGGCGAAGAAAGCGCCGCCGTCCATATGATCAACGGTGGACCGGCCAAACCCACCGACAAACCTCCGCGCCCGTTCGAGGAGGGGGTCGGCGGCAGGCCCACCCTGATCAGCAACGTCGAAACTCTGGCCCAGCTGGCATACGTGCACGGCCACGGCGCCGAGCAGTTCCGTGCGGTGGGCACCGACGGCTCACCGGGCACATTCCTGGCGACCGTCACGGGGGCCGGTCGTCCGGCGGCGCTCTACGAACTTCCGCACGGCGTGGCTGTGGCGGACGTGCTGACGCTGCACGGTGTCGCGGCGGCGGAGGTGCGTGGCGCGTTGATGGGCGGATACTTCGCAGGCCTGCTCAACCGCGGTGTACTCGACACCACACTGGATCACGAATCCGTGCGTGCATTGGGCAGCGGATTGGGCTGCGGCGCGATCGGTTTCCTGACCGAGGATTGTCCGGTCGCGGTCGCGGCGTCGGTGCTCGCCTACTTCGACCGGGAAAACGCCGGTCAGTGTGGTTCGTGCTTCAACGGCACCGCGGCGATGGCCGCCGTCGCGATCGCACTGCGTGACGGAGTGGCGACAGACGAGGATCTCGCCCGGTTACGCCGCTGGTCGGTCGTGCTGCGCGGCCGGGGTGCCTGTGCCACGCTCGACGGTGCGGCCAACATGGCGGGCACCCTGCTCGCACAGTTCCCCGACGTGGTGACCCGGCACCTCGAAAACAATTGTCAGACCTGTCGTTCCGGAGCCTTCACGGCCCAGCGGCCCTACGAGGTGGAACAACTGGAGGCGGTGGTCACGGTATGA
- a CDS encoding thiolase C-terminal domain-containing protein, producing MSQIPGRPLPTVTALNEFFWTAGADGVLRIQECLDCSALIHPPQPVCRYCRSHKLGVRDVSGRGSLAGFTVNHRFGFPDLPPPYVVAEVAVAEDPRVRLTTNIVDSDPASLTLGQPVEVAFQHVEDVWLPVFKPAADTTPTPQPVDEIAPQDFGKYVRPMLGKEKFEERSAITGIGMSAIGRRLMVPPLSLTIEACEQAVADAGLTFDDIDGLSTYPGLDMAGMGEGGVTALEGALGLRPTWINGGMDTFGPGGSVIAAMMAVATGMARHVLCFRTLWEATFGQLVKEGKMAPPMGGRTNSWHHPFGATSAAHTLAQNAGRHFDRYGTTRETLGWIALNQRANAALNPTAIYRDPLTMDDYLSARTITTPFGLYDCDVPCDGAVAVIVSAIDTAADRPKPPVRFEAVGTQIIERLDWDQTTLTHEPQVLGQSAHLWSRTSLRPGDVDVAELYDGFTFNCLSWLEGLGFCGIGEAKDFLDGGHNIARDGIIPLNTHGGQLSHGRTHGMGLIHEAVTQLRGEAGERQVADAKVAVASSGGLTPSGVLLMRVDD from the coding sequence TTGTCACAGATACCAGGTCGGCCACTTCCCACGGTCACCGCACTCAACGAGTTCTTCTGGACCGCCGGCGCCGACGGCGTGCTGCGCATCCAGGAATGTCTGGACTGCAGTGCGCTGATACATCCGCCGCAACCCGTGTGCCGCTACTGCCGTAGCCATAAACTCGGCGTGCGCGACGTGTCGGGTCGAGGGTCGCTGGCCGGATTCACCGTCAATCACCGGTTCGGCTTTCCCGATCTGCCACCGCCGTACGTGGTCGCGGAAGTAGCAGTCGCCGAGGATCCGCGAGTTCGGTTGACCACCAACATCGTCGACTCCGATCCCGCGTCGCTGACCCTTGGCCAGCCTGTCGAAGTCGCCTTCCAGCACGTCGAGGATGTCTGGCTGCCGGTTTTCAAGCCGGCAGCCGACACGACGCCGACTCCGCAACCCGTCGATGAGATCGCGCCGCAAGACTTCGGCAAATATGTCCGCCCCATGCTCGGCAAAGAGAAGTTCGAAGAGCGTTCGGCGATCACCGGCATCGGGATGTCGGCGATAGGCCGGCGCTTGATGGTGCCTCCGCTGTCACTCACCATCGAGGCGTGCGAGCAGGCTGTCGCCGACGCGGGTCTGACGTTCGACGACATCGACGGGCTGTCGACCTATCCCGGGCTCGACATGGCTGGTATGGGTGAAGGCGGCGTGACCGCTCTTGAGGGCGCGCTCGGACTGCGGCCGACGTGGATCAACGGCGGCATGGACACGTTCGGCCCGGGCGGCTCGGTGATCGCGGCGATGATGGCGGTCGCCACCGGTATGGCGCGCCACGTGTTGTGCTTCCGCACACTGTGGGAGGCGACCTTCGGCCAGTTGGTCAAGGAGGGCAAGATGGCCCCTCCCATGGGTGGCCGCACCAACAGCTGGCACCATCCGTTCGGTGCCACCTCGGCCGCACACACGTTGGCGCAGAACGCCGGCCGCCATTTCGACCGCTATGGCACCACGCGCGAGACGCTGGGTTGGATAGCGTTGAATCAACGCGCCAATGCCGCGCTCAACCCGACCGCGATCTATCGCGATCCCCTGACCATGGACGACTACCTGTCGGCGCGCACCATCACCACCCCGTTCGGCTTGTACGACTGCGACGTGCCGTGCGACGGAGCCGTCGCGGTCATAGTGTCGGCCATAGACACTGCCGCGGACCGCCCCAAGCCGCCGGTCCGGTTCGAGGCCGTCGGCACCCAGATCATCGAACGGCTCGACTGGGACCAGACCACGCTGACCCACGAGCCGCAGGTGCTCGGGCAGAGTGCACATCTGTGGTCGCGAACCTCCTTGCGGCCCGGCGATGTCGACGTGGCCGAGCTGTACGACGGGTTCACGTTCAACTGCCTTTCCTGGCTGGAGGGCCTGGGCTTCTGCGGCATCGGCGAGGCCAAGGACTTCCTCGACGGCGGCCACAACATCGCGCGCGACGGCATCATCCCGCTCAACACCCACGGCGGACAGCTGTCCCACGGCCGTACGCACGGCATGGGCCTGATCCATGAGGCCGTCACCCAGTTGCGCGGTGAGGCCGGCGAGCGCCAGGTAGCCGACGCCAAAGTGGCCGTCGCCAGTTCCGGTGGGCTGACGCCGAGTGGCGTGCTGCTGATGCGGGTGGACGACTAG
- a CDS encoding alpha/beta fold hydrolase produces the protein MVRTDPHPRVVMVDGVPMSALVAEASDPRGVVVALHGGATTSAYFDCPGHPELSLLRLAADEGYTVVALDRPGYGASAAYPQAMARPDQRVALAFGATERIAGTRGVFVLGHSMGCELAVRMAATGQARGVSLAGTGLRYQSGANDILKNAAIDHRPRGLRDLLWQPERLYPPDVLGNGLSSGGTPYEADVIKTWASHDFRELAAQIEVPVQFIAGEHESVWESDDEALAAVAAMFTAAPHVDVGVLADSGHNLSVGLSAGEYHRRVLSFADECAARTDVEVEAG, from the coding sequence ATGGTGAGAACGGATCCACACCCCAGGGTCGTCATGGTGGACGGCGTGCCGATGTCGGCCCTCGTCGCCGAGGCTTCCGACCCCCGAGGCGTCGTCGTCGCACTGCATGGAGGCGCGACCACGTCGGCATACTTCGATTGCCCTGGCCACCCGGAACTTTCGCTCTTACGGCTCGCGGCGGACGAAGGCTACACCGTGGTCGCGCTGGACCGCCCCGGATACGGTGCGTCAGCGGCCTATCCGCAAGCCATGGCGCGACCGGACCAGCGGGTGGCGCTCGCATTCGGCGCGACCGAGCGCATCGCGGGCACTCGTGGCGTGTTCGTGCTCGGCCATTCGATGGGCTGCGAACTCGCGGTGCGGATGGCTGCGACCGGGCAGGCGCGGGGCGTCTCGCTTGCGGGCACAGGCCTGCGCTACCAGTCCGGTGCCAACGACATCCTCAAGAATGCGGCGATCGACCATCGTCCCCGCGGACTGCGGGATCTGCTGTGGCAGCCCGAGCGACTCTACCCGCCGGATGTTCTGGGCAACGGCCTATCGTCCGGCGGGACGCCGTACGAGGCTGATGTCATCAAAACGTGGGCGTCCCATGACTTTCGGGAACTTGCCGCACAGATCGAAGTGCCCGTGCAGTTCATCGCGGGTGAGCACGAAAGCGTGTGGGAATCCGACGACGAGGCGCTCGCGGCCGTAGCCGCGATGTTCACCGCCGCACCGCACGTCGATGTGGGGGTGCTCGCCGACAGCGGGCACAACCTGAGCGTGGGGCTGTCCGCCGGCGAATATCACCGGCGCGTGCTGTCGTTTGCCGACGAGTGCGCGGCGCGTACCGATGTGGAAGTGGAGGCAGGTTGA
- a CDS encoding NAD(P)-dependent oxidoreductase yields the protein MRVGFIGLGSQGAPMARRIVEGGFETTLWARRPASVEPFADTAAKIAGSPAELAAASDLVCLCVVGDADVKEVLDGETGVLAGLAPGGIIAIHSTVHPDTCIAIAEQASPQGVSVIDAPVSGGEPAVQAGTLLVMVGGDGEIVERVRPVFATYADPIVHLGGVGSGQVAKILNNLLFSANLGAAMSALELGEALGVPRQALCEVITRGSATSKALNSIAMFGGTLDNLAPIAGALLQKDCRHAASLAEDASAPHGAVFDAADAALTLMDHPR from the coding sequence ATGCGTGTCGGATTTATCGGACTGGGCAGCCAGGGCGCTCCGATGGCCCGCAGGATCGTCGAAGGCGGATTCGAGACGACGCTGTGGGCGCGGCGCCCGGCATCGGTCGAACCGTTCGCGGATACGGCGGCCAAGATCGCCGGCTCCCCCGCCGAACTCGCGGCCGCGAGCGATCTGGTGTGCCTGTGCGTGGTGGGCGACGCCGACGTCAAGGAAGTGCTCGACGGCGAGACCGGCGTGCTCGCCGGCCTCGCTCCCGGCGGCATCATCGCCATCCATTCCACGGTGCACCCCGACACGTGCATCGCGATCGCGGAACAAGCTTCCCCACAGGGTGTTTCGGTCATCGATGCGCCGGTGAGCGGCGGCGAGCCCGCAGTCCAGGCCGGCACCCTGCTGGTCATGGTCGGCGGAGACGGCGAGATCGTCGAGCGCGTCCGGCCGGTGTTCGCGACATACGCCGACCCGATCGTGCACCTGGGCGGTGTCGGCAGTGGCCAGGTCGCCAAGATCCTCAACAACCTCCTGTTCAGCGCCAACCTCGGCGCCGCCATGAGTGCGCTCGAACTCGGTGAGGCGCTGGGTGTTCCGCGTCAGGCGCTGTGCGAGGTGATCACGCGGGGTTCGGCCACCAGCAAGGCCCTCAACAGCATCGCGATGTTCGGTGGCACCTTGGACAACCTCGCGCCCATCGCGGGCGCACTGCTGCAGAAGGACTGCCGCCACGCCGCGAGCCTGGCCGAAGATGCGTCGGCGCCACACGGTGCGGTGTTTGACGCAGCCGATGCCGCGCTGACCCTGATGGACCATCCGCGCTGA
- a CDS encoding NAD(P)-dependent oxidoreductase: MRVGFIGAGRMGTPMVSRLVAAGHVVRLLVRTPEKRAAAAELGAEPADTVADVGEDADVVVVCVFTDDQVREVCCDALFGAMPPGSALVVHTTGSPRTAEELAAIGAGGRVAVVDAPVSGGPHDIAAGTVTVFAGGADDAMARARPVVAAYADPVLHVGPVGAGQRVKLVNNALFAAQIGLVTEAVRIGTAFGIEESTLLTALTHGSAVSRALAGIAATGSADAFISRVGEFVGKDIAVVRKTAQGLGTDLGQFDGLLDIAAGAHSPLFNNS, from the coding sequence ATGCGGGTCGGTTTCATCGGTGCGGGCCGGATGGGGACACCCATGGTGTCCCGCCTGGTCGCTGCGGGACACGTCGTGCGACTGCTTGTTCGCACCCCTGAAAAACGCGCGGCTGCGGCCGAATTGGGAGCCGAGCCCGCGGACACCGTAGCTGATGTCGGCGAGGATGCCGACGTGGTCGTCGTCTGCGTCTTCACCGACGACCAGGTTCGGGAGGTATGTTGCGACGCGCTGTTCGGCGCCATGCCGCCGGGCTCGGCACTCGTGGTACACACCACCGGAAGCCCTCGTACCGCCGAGGAACTTGCGGCCATCGGCGCCGGTGGCCGCGTTGCCGTGGTCGATGCTCCGGTCAGCGGTGGGCCGCATGACATCGCCGCGGGGACCGTGACGGTGTTCGCCGGAGGTGCCGACGACGCAATGGCGCGGGCCCGTCCCGTCGTGGCGGCCTATGCCGATCCGGTACTGCACGTCGGCCCCGTCGGTGCGGGCCAGCGGGTCAAACTCGTCAACAACGCCCTGTTCGCCGCGCAGATCGGGCTGGTGACCGAAGCCGTGCGGATCGGCACGGCGTTCGGCATCGAGGAGTCGACGCTGCTGACCGCACTCACCCACGGCAGCGCTGTCAGCCGCGCCCTCGCAGGCATCGCCGCAACGGGTTCGGCCGACGCATTCATCAGCAGAGTAGGAGAATTCGTCGGCAAAGACATCGCGGTGGTGCGGAAGACCGCACAGGGCCTTGGCACTGACCTCGGTCAGTTCGACGGCCTGCTCGACATCGCGGCAGGCGCCCATTCTCCGCTTTTCAACAACTCCTGA
- a CDS encoding cytochrome P450 — protein sequence MTKPQVIFDPFSEDYFNNPFDTYRQMRQDAPLYYSEEQDFYALTRHEDVSAALKDHEAFSSSRGCDLAMVQGDEPPQKSIIFMDPPDHRHMRSLLNKAFTPRAIQSQKDTVVELIDHYLGLIDSDEFDIVQDFSGPFPVEVITRMAGVDPEYRQQVRHWIDTSLSREPGQVGLSEAGMQANIDTAMYYYSLVQKRRENPQNDMISRLVAAEIPGDDGELRRLDDIEITGFATLLGGAGAETVTKLVGTAMVLFARYPDQWQKLLDDRDKIPAAVEELLRYEGPVQYNVRYTLKEAHVPSRTIPAGKAVFLISAAANRDPDAFTDADTFDIDRDRTEAQNLGLGYGIHSCLGAALARMESAIALEKLLDFMPRYEVNWDGLQRVHMQNVAGYSHVPVRRLS from the coding sequence ATGACCAAGCCTCAGGTGATATTCGATCCGTTCTCCGAGGACTATTTCAACAACCCGTTCGACACTTACCGGCAGATGCGTCAGGACGCGCCGCTGTATTACAGCGAGGAGCAAGACTTCTACGCGCTGACCCGCCACGAGGATGTCTCCGCCGCGCTCAAGGACCACGAAGCGTTCTCCTCGTCGCGGGGCTGCGATCTCGCGATGGTCCAGGGCGACGAGCCGCCGCAGAAATCGATCATCTTCATGGACCCGCCCGATCACCGCCACATGCGCAGCCTGCTCAACAAGGCGTTCACCCCGCGAGCCATCCAGTCCCAGAAGGACACCGTGGTCGAGCTGATCGACCACTATCTCGGTCTGATCGACTCGGACGAGTTCGACATCGTCCAGGATTTCTCCGGTCCGTTCCCCGTCGAGGTCATCACCCGGATGGCCGGGGTCGATCCGGAATACCGCCAGCAGGTACGGCATTGGATCGACACCAGCCTGTCCCGTGAACCCGGCCAGGTCGGGCTTTCCGAGGCAGGCATGCAGGCCAACATCGACACCGCGATGTACTACTACTCGCTGGTCCAGAAGCGCCGCGAGAACCCGCAGAACGACATGATCAGTCGCCTTGTCGCAGCCGAGATCCCAGGTGACGACGGCGAGCTGCGCCGCCTGGACGACATCGAGATCACCGGCTTCGCCACGCTTTTGGGCGGGGCGGGCGCCGAGACGGTGACCAAACTGGTCGGCACCGCGATGGTGCTGTTCGCCCGGTATCCCGACCAGTGGCAGAAGCTGCTCGATGACCGCGACAAGATCCCGGCCGCGGTCGAGGAACTGCTGCGCTACGAGGGACCGGTGCAGTACAACGTGCGCTACACGCTCAAAGAAGCCCACGTGCCCAGTCGCACCATCCCGGCAGGCAAGGCCGTGTTCCTGATCAGCGCCGCGGCCAACCGCGATCCCGACGCGTTCACCGATGCCGACACCTTCGACATCGACCGGGATCGCACCGAGGCGCAGAATCTCGGCTTGGGTTACGGCATCCACAGCTGCCTGGGCGCGGCGCTCGCGCGGATGGAGAGCGCGATCGCGCTGGAAAAGCTGCTCGATTTCATGCCGCGCTACGAGGTGAATTGGGACGGTCTGCAACGCGTGCACATGCAGAACGTGGCGGGCTATTCTCACGTCCCGGTTCGGAGGTTGTCGTGA
- a CDS encoding ferredoxin: MSKVHVDFGLCESNAVCMGIIPEVFDLDDEDYLHILDENVTSENEARIREAVRQCPRQAISIDDE; the protein is encoded by the coding sequence GTGAGCAAGGTTCACGTGGACTTCGGGCTCTGCGAGAGCAATGCCGTGTGCATGGGCATCATCCCCGAGGTGTTCGATCTCGATGACGAGGACTACCTCCACATCCTCGACGAGAACGTGACATCCGAGAACGAAGCCCGGATCCGCGAAGCGGTCCGGCAGTGCCCGCGGCAGGCCATCTCGATCGACGACGAATGA